A single window of Usitatibacter rugosus DNA harbors:
- the soxA gene encoding sulfur oxidation c-type cytochrome SoxA produces the protein MIAELLLAAVLVGGVEYQSADVKKLQADEFANPGMLWVAQGERLWNQAAASGPSCASCHGDAAKSMKGVAASYPKFDASLGRVVNLEGRIDACVRVNQKGAALVPESPERLGLSAYVAYQSRGMPIAVSVEGPAKPTFDRGAALHKQRIGQMNLACTHCHDTHAGKTLLNETVSQGQPDGWPAYRLEWQSLASLQRRLRACFYGVRAEQPAFDSDDLIALELFLANRAKGLPLSVPGVRR, from the coding sequence GTGATCGCCGAGCTGCTCCTCGCCGCGGTGCTGGTCGGCGGCGTCGAGTACCAGAGCGCGGATGTGAAGAAGCTGCAGGCCGACGAGTTCGCCAACCCGGGAATGCTGTGGGTCGCGCAAGGCGAGCGCCTGTGGAACCAGGCCGCGGCGTCCGGTCCTTCGTGTGCGTCGTGCCACGGGGATGCGGCGAAATCGATGAAGGGCGTCGCCGCGTCGTATCCGAAGTTCGACGCTTCGCTGGGGCGCGTCGTGAACCTCGAAGGCCGCATCGATGCCTGCGTGCGCGTGAACCAGAAGGGCGCGGCCCTTGTGCCGGAATCGCCCGAACGCCTCGGGCTCTCCGCCTACGTCGCGTACCAGTCGCGTGGCATGCCGATCGCAGTGAGCGTCGAAGGTCCCGCGAAACCCACGTTCGACCGCGGCGCGGCGCTCCACAAGCAGCGCATCGGCCAGATGAACCTCGCCTGCACGCACTGCCACGACACGCATGCGGGCAAGACGCTCCTGAACGAGACCGTGAGCCAGGGCCAACCCGACGGCTGGCCCGCTTATCGCCTCGAATGGCAGTCGCTCGCGTCGCTTCAGCGGCGCCTGCGCGCCTGTTTCTACGGCGTTCGCGCCGAGCAACCCGCCTTCGATTCCGACGATCTCATCGCGCTCGAGCTCTTCCTCGCGAATCGCGCGAAGGGCCTGCCGCTCTCCGTCCCCGGCGTCAGAAGGTAG
- a CDS encoding xanthine dehydrogenase family protein molybdopterin-binding subunit yields the protein MTTLTVSRRTFIQGSAATGAALTLEFAIPGSAFAQKAGAAPSEVTAWILIYPDDKVTIRVARSEMGQGSLTGLVQLVVEELECDWSKVGWEYASPNEHVKRKRVWGSMSTGGSAGVRTSQEYLRKAGASAREMLVGAAAEQWKVSAADCTVTNGVITHGPSKRKLSYGKVAAAAAKRTPPDEKTVKLKDPKDWKIAGKDIARLDIPDKVLGKPVFGVDVMLPGMLHASIAQSPVFLGKVKSVDDSAVMKMRGVKGVVKGSDFVAVVADNWWRANEAVKALKIEWDEGANGKVSDDSIKAMLKAGLDEKGLPTARATGDTPAALAAAVKVVEAEYYSPYLSHATMEPMTGTAWFKDDGMLHVWTSTQNGEASIAAASEASGLPLEQCEVHKMMLGGGFGRRGAPQDYVKQCVIIAKEFKGKPVKMIWSREEDMQHGFYRPVSLVRMKAALDKDGNVTAFQSTIACPSILALLRPEGIQKGIDFTAVRTFSDMTYTIPNQLCEYAQKNPHVPVGFWRAPGLQNSFYRECFIDEVAAAAGKDPLAFRLAMLKPDDKNRLVLEACAKAANWGTPLPAGVFRGIAQSDGFGSFTAMAAEVSVNPAGEIKVHRVVFAIDSGYVVNPDACRAQAEGNVIYCIGQFYQAHHIKDGRVQESNFHDFPLPKMPEMPKVETVFVPTGGFWGGHGEPGALNVAPAIMNAVFAATGKRIRTLPFTADELKKV from the coding sequence ATGACGACGCTCACCGTTTCCCGCCGCACATTCATCCAGGGCTCGGCCGCCACCGGCGCCGCGCTCACGCTCGAGTTCGCCATCCCCGGCAGCGCCTTCGCGCAAAAGGCCGGTGCCGCGCCGTCGGAGGTGACGGCGTGGATCCTCATCTATCCGGACGACAAGGTCACCATCCGCGTCGCCCGCTCCGAGATGGGCCAGGGCTCGCTCACGGGCCTGGTGCAGCTCGTCGTCGAAGAGCTCGAGTGCGACTGGTCCAAGGTGGGCTGGGAATACGCCTCGCCCAACGAGCACGTGAAACGCAAGCGCGTCTGGGGCTCCATGTCCACGGGCGGCAGCGCCGGCGTGCGCACGTCGCAGGAATACCTTCGCAAGGCGGGCGCATCCGCGCGCGAGATGCTGGTCGGCGCTGCTGCCGAGCAGTGGAAAGTTTCCGCGGCCGATTGCACGGTCACCAACGGAGTGATCACGCACGGCCCGTCCAAGCGCAAGCTTTCGTACGGAAAGGTCGCGGCCGCCGCGGCCAAGCGCACGCCGCCCGACGAGAAGACGGTCAAGCTGAAGGATCCCAAGGACTGGAAGATCGCCGGCAAGGACATCGCTCGCCTCGATATTCCCGACAAGGTCCTCGGCAAGCCCGTGTTCGGCGTCGACGTGATGCTGCCCGGAATGCTGCACGCGTCCATCGCGCAGAGCCCCGTCTTCCTTGGCAAGGTGAAGAGTGTCGACGACAGCGCCGTGATGAAGATGCGCGGCGTGAAGGGCGTGGTGAAGGGCTCCGACTTCGTCGCGGTGGTCGCCGACAACTGGTGGCGCGCCAACGAGGCCGTGAAGGCGCTCAAGATCGAGTGGGACGAGGGCGCCAACGGCAAGGTCTCGGACGATTCCATCAAGGCCATGCTGAAGGCCGGCCTGGACGAGAAGGGCCTGCCCACCGCGCGCGCGACGGGTGATACGCCCGCCGCACTCGCCGCCGCCGTGAAAGTCGTCGAGGCCGAGTACTACTCACCCTACCTCTCGCACGCGACGATGGAGCCGATGACCGGCACCGCGTGGTTCAAGGACGACGGCATGCTCCACGTGTGGACCTCCACGCAGAACGGCGAGGCGTCGATCGCCGCCGCGTCGGAAGCTTCCGGCCTGCCGCTGGAGCAGTGCGAGGTGCACAAGATGATGCTGGGCGGCGGCTTCGGCCGTCGCGGTGCGCCGCAGGACTACGTGAAGCAGTGCGTGATCATCGCCAAGGAGTTCAAGGGCAAGCCGGTCAAGATGATCTGGTCGCGCGAGGAAGACATGCAGCACGGCTTCTATCGCCCGGTCTCGCTCGTGCGCATGAAGGCGGCGCTCGACAAGGACGGCAACGTGACCGCGTTCCAGTCGACGATCGCGTGTCCCTCGATCCTGGCGCTGCTGCGTCCCGAGGGCATCCAGAAGGGCATCGACTTCACGGCGGTGCGCACCTTCTCGGACATGACGTACACCATCCCCAACCAGCTCTGCGAGTACGCGCAGAAGAACCCGCACGTGCCGGTCGGCTTCTGGCGCGCTCCGGGGCTGCAGAACTCGTTCTATCGCGAATGCTTCATCGACGAAGTGGCGGCTGCCGCGGGCAAGGACCCGCTCGCCTTCCGCCTCGCGATGCTGAAGCCCGACGACAAGAACCGCCTGGTGCTCGAGGCGTGCGCGAAAGCCGCGAACTGGGGCACACCGCTGCCGGCGGGTGTCTTCCGCGGCATTGCGCAATCGGACGGCTTCGGCAGCTTCACGGCGATGGCCGCGGAGGTGTCGGTGAATCCCGCGGGCGAGATCAAGGTGCATCGCGTCGTGTTCGCCATCGACTCGGGTTACGTCGTGAACCCCGATGCGTGCCGCGCTCAGGCCGAAGGCAACGTGATCTATTGCATCGGGCAGTTCTACCAGGCGCACCACATCAAGGATGGGCGCGTGCAGGAGTCCAACTTCCACGACTTCCCGCTGCCGAAGATGCCGGAGATGCCGAAGGTGGAGACGGTGTTCGTTCCCACGGGCGGGTTCTGGGGCGGGCATGGTGAGCCGGGAGCGTTGAACGTGGCGCCGGCGATCATGAATGCCGTGTTCGCTGCGACCGGGAAGCGCATTCGCACGCTACCCTTCACGGCCGACGAATTGAAGAAGGTGTGA
- a CDS encoding (2Fe-2S)-binding protein, protein MIPISVNGKAQKLDVEEEMPLLWALRDELKLMGTKYGCGIAQCGACTVHVDGEPVRSCITPCGSVAGKKVLTIEGLSKPGLHKVQKAWIEHAVPQCGYCQAGMMMAAVALLKKHPNPTDAQIDEAMTNLCRCGTYARVRKAIHSVAAGGKPAAQKA, encoded by the coding sequence ATGATCCCGATTTCGGTCAACGGAAAAGCCCAGAAACTGGACGTCGAGGAGGAGATGCCGTTGCTGTGGGCCCTTCGCGACGAGCTGAAGCTGATGGGCACCAAATACGGCTGCGGCATCGCGCAATGCGGTGCGTGCACCGTGCATGTGGATGGCGAGCCGGTGCGCTCGTGCATCACGCCGTGCGGCTCGGTCGCCGGCAAGAAGGTGCTCACGATCGAAGGCCTGTCGAAGCCCGGCCTGCACAAGGTGCAGAAGGCGTGGATCGAGCATGCGGTTCCGCAATGCGGCTACTGCCAGGCCGGGATGATGATGGCCGCGGTCGCGCTGCTGAAGAAGCACCCGAACCCGACCGACGCGCAGATCGACGAGGCGATGACCAACCTCTGCCGCTGTGGCACCTATGCGCGCGTGCGCAAGGCGATCCATTCCGTGGCCGCCGGCGGCAAACCCGCCGCGCAGAAAGCGTGA
- the soxZ gene encoding thiosulfate oxidation carrier complex protein SoxZ, translating into MLGRIQVPALVKKGEPFEVRVLVQHPMETGFRRDMNGKAIPMNVVDKLKVSLAGREVFSAEMGSGMSANPYLQFYAVANEAGEIVVEWSDDKGETGRATAKVIVA; encoded by the coding sequence ATGCTCGGGCGCATCCAGGTGCCGGCGCTGGTGAAGAAGGGCGAACCCTTCGAGGTGCGCGTGCTCGTCCAGCATCCGATGGAGACGGGCTTCCGCCGCGACATGAACGGCAAGGCCATCCCGATGAACGTCGTGGACAAGCTCAAGGTGAGCCTCGCCGGGCGCGAGGTGTTCAGCGCCGAGATGGGCTCGGGCATGTCCGCCAATCCGTACCTGCAGTTCTACGCGGTGGCCAACGAGGCCGGGGAGATCGTCGTGGAGTGGAGCGACGACAAGGGCGAGACGGGCCGCGCCACGGCGAAGGTGATCGTGGCGTGA
- a CDS encoding TonB-dependent receptor, giving the protein MKRYTLAGAIASVFAASFAHAQQAPAPNPPVKKLETITVTASPLSSSEETMAQPSQVMSSEELRRKRASSLGDTLAQEPGVQSSSFGAGAGRPIIRGFDGARVQVLENGVGSLDVSTISPDHAVTVEPLRAQQIEILRGPATLLYGGGAIGGVVNVVTDAIPREKLDAPTGAVEVKGGSANRLRDGGFDISAPASDSFVLHADAYKRRTKDYDIPGAARRNDPDSPVGTLPDSAVDSTGGSVGGSWVGDRGFLGASASTFRSDYGIPSGEGASISLKQQREDISGELNNPFPGFVKAKIRAGFNDYEHREIAADGETATTFKNKAWESRLELLHQPWSGFEGALGVHVQDRDFSALGEEAVVPRTKSSSVAGFIVERRNWDAFGIEGGLRVENEKRDPDGDLPSRSFSPTSVSLGGVWKFKPDLDLHVSATRSQRAPGIEELYINGAHEATASFEVGNPNLGKETAQTLDVTLHQSGGPLTWKVTLFASRIRNYIYAKSADTNGDGIADRVDDQGTLQPDGEFLLQNFTQLEALFRGYEAEIRYRPESHAWSVRLFTDGVRGTLDGAGSVPRLSPSRVGLDLEGRLGRWNGTLTVVHAQSLKHPAELETPTAGYTRVDAEIAYEVPMEKGRNLTLFLQGTNLSDAEIRFNTSYLKDVAPAMGRSFQGGLRYTF; this is encoded by the coding sequence ATGAAGAGATACACCCTCGCGGGCGCCATCGCGTCCGTGTTCGCCGCATCATTCGCGCACGCGCAGCAGGCGCCGGCGCCGAATCCTCCGGTCAAGAAGCTGGAGACCATCACCGTCACCGCCTCGCCGCTCAGCTCGAGCGAGGAGACGATGGCCCAACCCTCGCAGGTCATGAGCAGCGAGGAGCTGCGGCGCAAGCGCGCGTCCTCGCTGGGCGACACGCTCGCGCAGGAGCCGGGCGTGCAGTCGAGCTCGTTCGGTGCCGGTGCGGGCCGGCCGATCATCCGCGGTTTCGATGGCGCGCGAGTGCAGGTGCTGGAGAACGGCGTCGGCTCGCTCGACGTCTCCACGATCAGCCCCGACCACGCCGTCACCGTCGAGCCGCTTCGCGCGCAGCAGATCGAGATCCTGCGCGGACCGGCGACGCTCCTCTACGGCGGAGGGGCGATCGGCGGTGTGGTGAACGTCGTCACCGACGCGATTCCCCGCGAGAAACTGGATGCGCCCACGGGAGCCGTGGAGGTGAAGGGCGGCAGCGCCAACCGGTTGCGAGACGGCGGCTTCGACATCTCCGCGCCCGCGAGCGACTCGTTCGTCCTCCATGCCGACGCCTACAAGCGCCGCACGAAGGACTACGACATCCCGGGTGCCGCGCGCCGCAACGACCCCGACAGCCCCGTGGGAACGCTTCCCGACAGCGCGGTCGACTCGACGGGCGGCAGCGTCGGCGGCTCGTGGGTCGGCGATCGCGGCTTCCTCGGCGCATCGGCCAGCACGTTCCGGAGCGACTACGGCATTCCCTCGGGTGAGGGCGCGTCGATCTCGCTCAAGCAGCAGCGCGAGGACATCTCGGGCGAGCTCAACAATCCGTTCCCCGGCTTCGTGAAGGCGAAGATCCGCGCCGGCTTCAACGACTACGAGCACCGCGAGATCGCCGCGGACGGCGAGACGGCCACGACGTTCAAGAACAAGGCGTGGGAGTCGCGCCTGGAGCTGCTGCACCAGCCGTGGTCCGGCTTCGAGGGCGCGCTCGGCGTCCACGTGCAGGACCGCGACTTCTCCGCGCTCGGCGAGGAGGCAGTCGTACCACGCACGAAATCCAGCTCGGTCGCGGGCTTCATCGTCGAGCGGCGCAACTGGGATGCGTTCGGCATCGAAGGCGGCCTGCGCGTCGAGAACGAGAAGCGTGATCCCGACGGTGATCTGCCGTCGCGATCCTTCAGCCCCACGTCAGTCTCGCTGGGCGGCGTGTGGAAGTTCAAGCCAGACCTCGATCTCCACGTGAGCGCCACGCGATCGCAGCGGGCACCGGGCATCGAGGAGCTCTACATCAACGGCGCCCACGAGGCGACCGCGTCGTTCGAAGTGGGCAACCCCAACCTTGGCAAGGAAACCGCGCAGACGCTCGACGTGACCCTGCACCAGTCGGGCGGTCCGCTCACGTGGAAGGTGACGTTGTTCGCGAGCCGCATCAGGAACTACATCTACGCGAAGTCCGCGGACACGAACGGCGACGGCATCGCCGACCGCGTGGACGACCAGGGCACGCTCCAACCCGACGGAGAATTCCTCCTGCAGAACTTCACGCAGCTGGAGGCGCTCTTCCGCGGCTACGAGGCCGAGATCCGCTACCGGCCCGAGTCGCATGCGTGGAGCGTGCGGCTCTTCACCGACGGCGTTCGCGGCACGCTGGACGGCGCGGGCTCGGTACCGCGGCTCTCGCCCTCGCGCGTAGGCCTCGACCTCGAGGGCCGCCTCGGCCGCTGGAACGGCACGCTGACCGTGGTGCACGCCCAGTCGCTCAAGCACCCGGCCGAGCTCGAGACGCCCACCGCGGGCTACACGCGTGTCGATGCGGAGATCGCCTACGAGGTGCCGATGGAGAAGGGCCGCAACCTCACGCTCTTCCTGCAGGGCACCAACCTCTCGGACGCAGAGATCCGGTTCAACACCTCGTACTTGAA
- the soxX gene encoding sulfur oxidation c-type cytochrome SoxX, translating into MEPPIPADVSPMAADKSRQFIHRRLSAIHWRGSAVPGLFLAIAAMVGGCAGAEVAVDAERGRKVFIEREQGHCTRCHAVPGAPEAGNLGPPLHGVGARLTPAEIRVRVADITQVNPDAAMPAFRKVEGLHRVAPAYANKMLLSESQLDDVVAYLATLK; encoded by the coding sequence TTGGAACCGCCGATCCCCGCCGATGTTTCGCCGATGGCCGCCGATAAAAGCCGGCAATTCATTCATCGGCGGCTATCGGCGATTCATTGGCGGGGATCGGCGGTTCCGGGGTTGTTTCTCGCCATTGCCGCAATGGTTGGGGGATGCGCGGGCGCCGAGGTGGCGGTCGACGCGGAGCGGGGCCGCAAGGTGTTCATCGAGCGTGAGCAGGGGCATTGCACGAGATGCCATGCGGTGCCGGGCGCACCGGAGGCGGGCAACCTCGGGCCGCCGCTCCATGGCGTGGGGGCGCGGCTGACGCCTGCGGAGATCCGCGTGCGGGTGGCCGACATCACGCAGGTGAACCCCGATGCGGCGATGCCGGCGTTCCGCAAGGTCGAGGGGCTGCACCGCGTGGCGCCCGCGTATGCGAACAAAATGCTGCTGAGCGAGTCCCAACTGGATGACGTGGTTGCCTATCTCGCTACCCTGAAATGA
- a CDS encoding thiosulfate oxidation carrier protein SoxY, translating to MKRRDFLVSTGAVIGTAALPAVAQNTSGAQKFQPVQDIQPLVAQVTGGAPVEMGGIEIELPQIAENGNSVPLRIKVASPMTEADHVTAIHLFAERNPRPNVATFHLGPLAGRAEISTRVRLAGTQKLTVLAVFNNKRFRQAQADVLVTSAACLDEALADT from the coding sequence ATGAAACGACGCGATTTCCTGGTCTCCACCGGCGCCGTGATCGGCACGGCCGCGCTGCCCGCGGTCGCGCAGAACACGTCCGGTGCGCAGAAATTCCAGCCGGTGCAGGACATCCAGCCGCTGGTGGCGCAGGTCACGGGCGGCGCGCCGGTCGAGATGGGCGGCATCGAGATCGAGCTGCCGCAGATCGCGGAGAACGGCAACTCGGTGCCGCTGCGCATCAAGGTCGCTAGCCCGATGACGGAAGCCGACCACGTGACCGCGATCCACCTCTTTGCCGAGCGCAATCCGCGGCCCAACGTCGCCACGTTCCATCTCGGCCCGCTCGCCGGACGTGCGGAGATCTCCACGCGCGTGCGCCTGGCCGGCACGCAGAAGCTCACGGTGCTGGCCGTGTTCAACAACAAGCGCTTCCGCCAGGCGCAGGCCGATGTGCTCGTCACATCCGCGGCCTGCCTCGACGAAGCGCTGGCGGACACGTGA